agcctgtccacccgatttcgttagtcgcctcttatatatataattacgacaagcatagtcgccttttatggcaagcatgggttgctgaaggcctattctaacccgggaccttaaCGGGTTTCTAGTTCTAGAGACCAATACCCATCTAGTAAAGTATCACAGTTCGGTGAAATACCACAATGACAGCAAAGTAATCATTGATCACAATGTCTGAATGCTGTGCATTATATGAATAGAAATCCCTGAGCATCATTACATAAGAATGGCCCGCGGTAGTCATCATGTCTAGGACCTGGCTTCAAGTCCCCACAAGTTGACagtgtgcggcgtaaagctatacTCACTCAATTACCTGAGTAACAGTTTGTCAAAGGGGCGAATGTCATTTTCCAGATTAATGTTATGCTTGAAGAATTCACCAAATCTTAATCCCTGGTGTGTACTCAAAGGCTTGTTATGTTATATGCCAAAGATCAGCATGGCTTTCCAGCAATACTTTGCAGGTTATTCATCAGCACACCCTGAATTATCATGAAGTAACGATGCACCATTTAATCTTTAAGCTTTTCCGTGCATCGTTAGTGTCTCACTGCTCATCCCCCGGTCCCGTTTTCCCCCGCGGTTAAACATTTAAACAACTTTCACATAATCGCGTTCTTGAAAACATTGGGACCTTTGGGCTTCAGAGGTGTGTTCACATTTGTCATGTGATCACATGAGTCCGCATCCACCCTAGACAATGTTCACCGGTGTCCCCAGACATCTTAGACGGGCGTTTACTTGGTGTTTGCAATCCACCCCAGTGTTCCCCGCCATCACATTGGTGGAAtattaaagcggcgtaaaaccaaactcacgcactcatgcTGATGTCTAAGGTGGTGCACCTTTCAGATCGGTAGAGATATTTCCATGTAGCCAGGACAAAGAAGCTGTCGTTCTGCCCCAGCCTCATGTTCACATGCATAGTTACTGACGAGTATGTTCTGCGGAACAACGTCAACCGGGTATGGTAGTAGACGTTGTGGAAGTCGTGAAGCATGAAGAAGTACAGGTTGTATTTGCCCAGTGTTGTATTCATCCTGTAACCATCCAAGCAGATATGGGCGGTGACCTGGTACATACCCGCATGACCAACTCGGATGGTTCCGTTAGGATAAACGTCCAGTAGCCCTTGTTTGTAGTACACACTGCCGCCTGTCTTCCACACCATGACTGCgtctggaatgagtgagtgagtgaatgaatgaatgaatgaatgaatgaatgaatgggtgGGTGGGAGTACGGATGAAGATGAATAGATAAACAAACCTTTATGTACATGCATATACTACCAAACATTAGAACGAGCAAAAGAAAAACGCTTTGGTTATTTTTCACTGCCGATAAAATATGTGCCAAAAAGCtacctttcaatatttctgtttgtcTCAAGTCGATTCCGAGGTGTGCTGAGACCGTTTGTCTGTGTTGACTCAGGAAACCTGTGAatacacatgagtgagtgagtttaggtttagcCGTCATTGACAATatgccagcaacatcacggcgggggacagcaagaatgggcttcacacattgtaccctgatcttcgtcgtgacgagcgaacgttctAACCACTTTACACAGAACCTGATATCCACGTCTATACCTactctgaaacattacctgttCCAGAAGAATGAACAAGAATTAGCTCTTCAGAGCAGTGAATAAACGAGTTCTGACACGTATGTACATAACCTTGTCTTTTTTATGTGTCAATACATTTAGAAGTATGCTGACAGTCGACATTCGAATCTTGTGACAAGGTGACAAAACGCTACTTCCGGTAATTAAGTTGGTTCTCTGCGCCACCTACGGTCGACATgcgaaacggggcccaggttaCTTCCGGAATCAGTTTACTTGACATCACTcacctacccagagttccatgcgtcAAGCCAGCATAGTACCTCTGCCACAGGTcagaaagatgtgacgattcGTTACATCTTACACAGTTCATTCAACATAATGTACACATTTCATGACTGTTTAGGTTTTGATGAGTCCACACATCTAATTAAACAGTGTTGTtaaaatggtgcagtttcagtgagaaattatcctaaaacgtttaacactatttcgatttgcgtAGTGACCCTTTGTTTACATAGGTTGTAAGACTCcacgtgctgtcatcgaagccTTATGGAGAACAAACGATGCAGCCggtttgaaaaagaaatatgtattgtcataaaccttATTGACGCAGTTGTAGAAGAATAGTTACGCAAAACAATAATATGAAAAGAGCACCGAATCGCTTGCGTTATGCCATTCTCAACTTGTTTATGAATAATAAGCGCATGACAAGAGAAAAGTCCCGTCACGGGATATGCAAATTAACCTGTTGCACTGATGTCATGCTAAGTCATCTCTCAGGCTCAGTTACATATCACCTGACtggacttttctcttgtttgtaaagtATTCGTAAGAGTTTTCGATTGTCATTCGTCATCACTCGCTCCTTTCCGTGACCTTTTATAgccggcttgtcccggaatacaCGATTGGGTCGCGATTGCGATTTTCTGTGATATCTGTGAAGACCTTAAACTAATTAAAGAATTCACGTTTTtcgaaaaatgtttttcaaaaccTAGTAGatggtcgcgtcaggtaacctttgagcgaccaataaccgtccaatcaaacgcgagacgcttaaacagatttaaccaatcagacaacggctactatttagggatcgggttgactttcaaaatattcaggtcactgacacaaatctctccacaaacaaaaatccgcatgtAACACCGTTATTTgatctgcagtatatacacttgggggtttctgttgacatggttaccattacttAAAATTTCCGctagatgacatccttgaatattgccaaaaacactattttcagcgactgtttactcaccgttgtcatggttgtacgtacgccgtgtgcatcatccggaagcgatcgtacgcttaatatcattcaaaatcgttcgggtacgaaccttttcgagacaaAACGTTCttaaggtatgtgcgaatgtacactttcgtgatttggtaacctgtgttctgattggtcaatctccaTGGTTACCTGACATAAGGTTTTTGTTAGACTCAtttgtggagtgtaacgaaaagtagtgaggataagtttacttagactgatggaGTGGCCTATCCAGTGAGGACAGAACATGGTACAGCCACCCATGAATCTGCACACAAAAAATTGTTGAAGAATCTGTCAAAATTATTaaatattatttacaaaaaGTTAAAATAACCTATCTCTCTGATATCACCATTCTTGTCTGTTTATCTAGCATGCGCATATCCTTATTCTCTTGTACCACCGTTTGTGGTCTTGAGAAAAACGTGTCTAGTATTCTCTTGTACCACCGTTTGTGGTCTTGAGAAAAACGTGTCTAGTATTCTCTTGTACCACCGTTTGTGGTCTTGAGAAAAACGTGTCTAGTATTCTCTTGTACCACCGTTTGTGGTCTTGAGAAAAACGTGTCTAGTATTCTCTTGTACCACCGTTTGTGGTCTTGAGAAAAACGTGTCTAGTATTCTCTTGTACCACCGTTTGTCGTCTTGAGAAAAACGTGTCTAGTATTCTCTTGTATCACCGTTTGTGGTCTTGAGAAAAACGTGTCTAGTATTCTCTTGTACCACCGTTTGTCGTCTTGAGAAAAATATGTCTAGTATTGTCTCACTCGTTCCTTCGTAGAATTCTTCGTCAACACTCGCCGATTTCCGTTAGATGGAAATTGGCCACGAATGGATATGTTCATGTGATACTGATTGTAACCACATAGATTAAATGTGATACCTGTACGTGAGAGCTTCATTGCTGCCAGCTTCCCAAGTATCTGAAACACACAGACAATTACAGTTCAATATTTGGTGTGATTGGTTGCAgtccgtttgatttcatttaaGATGAATTACTCACTAACCCAAAACAACTTACAGCAATAGAACTTTTACAAAATGTTACTCCACAGTCTTCCTGTAGGTAACAGAACGAGGTTAATAGTTAAGAATGGATTTGGATTCTGCCGAAATTTTCTCATTGTTTTAAAACCAACTGGTTCTACAACTTGATTCCACAGACACAAAATATCGCAATTTAATGGATAATGTAGACAGAAACTCAGTCCAATCGTCACTTACTTTGGAACCTTGTGACTGCAAGTCTTTTGGCACGGCGTCTTTAACACCCACACATCGCCCACAACGGCAACACACCAGTACTGATACCACACCAACTACGAATACTACCACGGTCAATGACGCACATAGTATCACTTTTAGGGGTCGTCTGTTTTCTGTGTCAGGAGCTGGCCAGTTGAACGAGGATGACTCTAGGTCCTCCAATAACTTGCGTGACAACATCACCTTATTGTTGTCATTCAGATGAGCAGGTTGGACATGAGCTACTTGAGCTGTTTCCATAGTTACTGATTAAAGCGTTCTTCGCGAGGATGGAAGTGTACATATGACAGGCTATTGTGCGAGGCAGCTAACTTTATACTCAATGGTTACTCACGAGACTGATCACGTGTACAATGACACGCCAGCTTACTATGGAACTCTTGATCCTGTAAGATAATTTTTTGGCATGTGTATCTATTTCTATTTAGCAAGAGATAACGGTTTGTCATAACCAACTGCACTGTCCTTAGGAAATTTCCCGATACCGAAGCCCAGTCAATAATAGCTGTGTGTCTATTTTAAAATCAGAAACACTATTCTTTATGTTGTCTAAGTATATGTTATTTATAGGAATAGGGATATGTAacatatcaaaattatttatagATTATCTTATTTGTGATTTTTGTCAAAACAATGTGGCCCTCATTATTATCACCCAGGCATATTGTATCTGTAGGAAGAGTGATGTAAGAAATTTTAATCATATGTCTTATTTAACGTCTTTTTTTGTGAAATGTGCGGTAGGTGATCGGAACCACACGATTAGAACTATGCCTGGAAGCCTGACAAGTGGCTTGTCTCGCGAGGGAAACAACTGTGATTTTGTTGTGTTCATACAATGAGTTATCGCCAGGCTCGATTTATAATTAGACCCACGTATAACTCAATGAACTGACGACGCGTAAATCTCCCTACAGGGATGATACTCCTTCTAACTGACATGTCATATCAATATATGTCCGGAAAAATCCGTCTAGGTGTAGTCTTAAAATACGTTTGTGCCCGAGCGATACATGATCTGATACACAGCAGATTTTATCAACGACACGGATTTTATTGTCGGGTTTATTGATCAAATGTACATTTCCGTCCAGCTATACACAAATGACAGTCTTTGCGCTGACTTACTGCCAGTCGCCTTGAGAGGCAtggatatatactgaacagcaaatgaaaccaaccctgttttttttttctgccAAGTGTtcaaacagaagacataaacgtGAAAGCTTACTTTTAGgggatttcattttattttcgaaaattgcgtttcttttgttgcttAGTATACACTAATCTGGAGTAAAGATGTGTTAATTACAAATGATTACAACAaccattaaaaaataaataaggaATCTAGAGCAATGACATAAACTTCGCGAAACCCTGTAAATTGAAGACGTATTGTGCAATGCCTAATGATACTTAACGAACAAAAGACTTTGCCGGTGATTGAGTGTGGGTTGGAATCTTGgtattactaagaaagtgaaatcctaaatatATGACACATGTCACATTGTTAAGTTTAACTGAGAACATTATGtacaaatgctacaattttTGACATAACACAATTGTCCAATATTGATTATGAAAGGACCCTTGATGTCATCtgaaacaacttctaaatgacgCTGAAAGACATGAGAAACAAACTAACTGGGGAAAAACCATTTTATACAAAACAGGAGATTATATAAATGAAGTCATCTTATCGGTGCCTTCAGAAATCAGGAAACTGCATCTGATAGCATATAATTGTGTGTGACCTCCCACACCACCCCAactccccaccccccacccctcctCTAGCGATTCACGGCCTCGAACGTGGACTGTGTCCGACGTCGCCTCTCCCTTCTCCCCCTCTCCCTCACTGTTAAGGAAACTTAACTACGGCACAATAAGACCCTCCAAATATGTTGTTTAAGTGCATTATATTTGTGGGAACAAGGTCATATACAATTTTAATTATGCATCTTATTTAGtatattttgtgaaatgtaCGGTAGTCAGTCACACAGTTCTGCAAGCCTAAAAATTATCTAGTCCTGTCATAACGTTTCAGGATCATTACAGATCCCTTCACCAGGGATACCTTCATGACAGCTATTAATAGAATATTCCGTGTAGGGAGATGCATGTCTGATCATTATGATTATAGATACGTTAATGTGTAgtcttaaccccctggatgccacagggacatatatgtccttcctctacatacctcacttggaagtcaaataaaattttaaatataccacgcatatataaatactacacagttttgaattctgcggaaaattcccagtttattgataccatccactatcatctcagaccaagctaaagtgctgaaaatcgcctttcaaaataggcttcatcgtaaatgtcgccatttttcaaactgtacaaaatcgagattagCAGCgctatttgcagtatgttttgaaatgtgaaaatcggataattactgggagtaatgaatttcaaaaatagtatattaatgatcactgatatcaagttttcatgtaaccaggaatgataattctgaaacgtcaccgatgtacccagaatcggttgggatgttttcgaaaatacacttacacgaacgccgaagtgcgctttccgccatattggatagtgtttacaaaatcacgtttcgagaaggccggtattgagaagcccattacatcatgtatacttcatagttagctgcgacaaatgcatcattgaattccccatatatcttagaatcaaattacaaatggtctttgtcaccaataccaactgtctagacaaaacgaaacgaaatatatttagtatgaaaacgaacgctgtgctcgaaagacagcgcttgactgaaatgtaaacaaagaaaaattccaattttacactgcgtagcattttcggaaatttcccaacatccatccctctaatcattgcttacaatggctcaatacgcttagtatattcaggggaagagtatcgtggcaaaaaatagcaaattgaaaatagatacaatgaaataatttggtaattcataagaaactgtcaaactttcagtgcagcgtgacgccatgactgacgcaaaatcacgcagaacgacaacggtacttatcggcatttctggcttgttccgtcatttacaatgtaaacgataagaacatatcacaatacacaaatagtcagaataattctgattacttacatctcacatttatattacaaaagatccctgaatcaagcaaaaagtcgtcgcaaaatcccgtgtacccttctcagctaAGCCGTCATTTTGagagaaatcggtcatcggtagtgatgtcatacgtcaacattgttgcacatattaggcaatttctttgaggtgaaggtcggttgaacaagagtaaacacaatgcccataccattccgattgcacttatagtattgtgatgtatattttgcgcatcgttcagatattttttcatgaaactgatttcagtatct
This genomic stretch from Haliotis asinina isolate JCU_RB_2024 chromosome 4, JCU_Hal_asi_v2, whole genome shotgun sequence harbors:
- the LOC137281706 gene encoding uncharacterized protein, whose translation is METAQVAHVQPAHLNDNNKVMLSRKLLEDLESSSFNWPAPDTENRRPLKVILCASLTVVVFVVGVVSVLVCCRCGRCVGVKDAVPKDLQSQGSKILGKLAAMKLSRTGFLSQHRQTVSAHLGIDLRQTEILKDAVMVWKTGGSVYYKQGLLDVYPNGTIRVGHAGMYQVTAHICLDGYRMNTTLGKYNLYFFMLHDFHNVYYHTRLTLFRRTYSSVTMHVNMRLGQNDSFFVLATWKYLYRSERCTTLDISMSA